The [Eubacterium] siraeum genome contains a region encoding:
- a CDS encoding GDSL-type esterase/lipase family protein, which yields MKHIADCKTIAISLICILSIVLCSCSDVTVSQDSSLSKNDATTPVKTSLTDTKSSTVATTVKIVTTSATTAVTTTETTPPETTAVATEPKPAPTDPPKTSETAPQAKPTASTDFDTSFFDDALFIGDSITTGLYLYGYLDESLVYAKLGLAPSTALESEIDGVTINSKIKANNPKKIYIMLGTNSVGYSDGNYLANCMGELVQHISQITKAKVYVLSIPPITYYAEADNDNALTTSAINEYNTALKSVIKGTKAKFLDLHSVLTAPDGYYYEEYHEMDGIHFMGSTYQVMLSFLEKHS from the coding sequence ATGAAACATATAGCTGATTGTAAAACAATAGCAATATCGTTAATCTGTATATTATCAATAGTTCTTTGCAGCTGTTCGGACGTAACGGTGTCGCAGGATAGTTCGTTGTCAAAAAATGACGCAACAACCCCTGTAAAAACATCGTTAACCGACACCAAATCATCAACTGTAGCGACAACCGTTAAAATCGTAACTACATCGGCTACTACAGCCGTTACAACGACCGAAACGACACCGCCTGAAACTACAGCTGTAGCAACAGAGCCAAAGCCAGCTCCGACCGATCCGCCAAAAACCTCTGAAACCGCTCCACAAGCCAAACCGACAGCGTCAACAGACTTCGATACCTCATTTTTTGACGATGCGCTGTTCATAGGCGACAGCATTACCACCGGTCTTTACCTTTACGGTTATCTTGACGAGTCCCTTGTCTACGCAAAGCTCGGGCTTGCCCCCTCAACCGCATTGGAAAGCGAAATAGACGGTGTAACCATAAACAGTAAAATAAAGGCAAATAATCCCAAAAAGATATATATTATGCTCGGCACGAACAGCGTTGGCTATTCAGACGGCAATTACCTTGCAAATTGTATGGGCGAACTTGTACAACATATTTCACAAATCACAAAAGCAAAGGTATACGTTCTGTCTATCCCGCCGATAACATATTATGCCGAGGCAGACAATGACAACGCACTTACAACATCTGCGATAAACGAGTATAATACCGCATTAAAAAGCGTAATCAAAGGCACAAAGGCAAAATTTCTCGACCTTCATTCTGTGCTGACCGCTCCCGACGGATATTATTACGAGGAATATCACGAGATGGACGGAATTCACTTTATGGGTTCAACGTATCAGGTTATGCTAAGTTTCCTTGAGAAACATTCTTAA
- a CDS encoding DUF4358 domain-containing protein — MKSSITKRIMAGIVCAMVAVSICGCSEKPAQSSASESSVTSDAGSVSESVSEASDSSTATGTAAEITAKIQEDVKFPGMAEIGADRMAGYYDVAADKIDSYSAYICGSGAYPDEIAVFKMKSADDVNAVKSVLEKRVESQSTAFKDYTPDEMYKIDGNNVVTSGNYVALIICADNAKAIEDFKAMAK; from the coding sequence ATGAAAAGCAGTATCACAAAGAGAATAATGGCAGGAATTGTCTGCGCTATGGTCGCAGTTTCAATATGCGGATGCTCCGAAAAACCCGCTCAGTCATCGGCTTCGGAAAGCTCCGTCACATCCGATGCAGGCTCGGTTTCCGAGAGCGTTTCCGAGGCTTCTGACAGCAGTACGGCGACCGGTACAGCCGCCGAAATCACAGCTAAGATACAGGAAGATGTCAAGTTTCCAGGTATGGCTGAAATAGGCGCAGACCGCATGGCAGGCTACTATGACGTTGCCGCCGACAAGATAGACAGCTACAGCGCCTATATCTGCGGCTCGGGCGCTTATCCCGATGAGATAGCGGTTTTCAAGATGAAGTCCGCCGACGATGTAAATGCCGTAAAATCGGTTCTCGAAAAGCGTGTAGAGAGCCAGAGTACCGCATTCAAGGACTATACGCCTGATGAAATGTACAAGATAGACGGCAACAACGTAGTTACAAGCGGTAACTATGTAGCACTTATCATCTGTGCCGACAACGCAAAGGCTATCGAAGATTTCAAGGCAATGGCTAAGTAA
- a CDS encoding anaerobic ribonucleoside triphosphate reductase translates to MLTKIQKRDGRTVPFNIEKIADAIYKAARAVGGNDYQEAGEMAEKVCDYLEANVNKTGELPTVEEVQDAVEKVLVESGHAKTAKAYILYRADRTRVREMNTSLMKIYEDLTFKAARDCDIKRENANIDGDTAMGTMLKYGSEGAKQFNEMYVLAPEHSKAHRDGDIHIHDLDFLTLTTTCCQIDLIKLFKNGFSTGHGFLREPNEISSYSALACIAIQSNQNDQHGGQSIPNFDYSMADGVRKTYKHRYAQNIVRGLELIGGIDDLATAEADVKAYTKKLEEEKQLCPVLANDNGYQDAERECLREICPDISDEIIDKIQKFALKQAEVETDRATYQAMEALVHNLNTMNSRAGAQIPFSSINYGTDTSPEGRMVIKNVLLATEAGLGNGETPIFPIHIFKVKDGLNYNEGDPNYDLFKLACRVSAKRLFPNFSFIDAPYNLQYYKPGDYNTEIAYMGCRTRVIGNVYDPTREIVTGRGNLSFTSINLPRLGILAGGDIVKFFEMLEDRMNLVVDQLLYRFKIQSQKKVKNYPFLMGQGIWIDSEKLNPNDTIGEVLKHGTLSVGFIGLAECLKALIGVHHGESKEAQELGLRIIGRMRARMDEESKKTGLNFSLLATPAEGLSGRFVKIDRKKFGKIEGVTDREYYTNSFHIPVYFPINAFRKIKLEAPYHALTNAGHISYVELDGDPLQNLEAFEQIIRCMKESGIGYGSINHPVDRDPCCGYTGIIGDVCPKCGRSDHGDNTRFERIRRITGYLVGTVDRFNNGKRAEERDRVKHSVSADDAEI, encoded by the coding sequence ATGCTGACTAAAATTCAAAAGAGGGACGGACGTACAGTACCGTTCAACATTGAGAAGATAGCCGATGCTATATATAAGGCGGCGAGAGCTGTCGGTGGCAACGATTATCAGGAAGCCGGTGAAATGGCTGAAAAGGTTTGCGATTATCTTGAAGCAAACGTAAATAAGACAGGGGAGCTTCCCACTGTAGAAGAGGTTCAGGACGCTGTAGAAAAGGTGCTTGTAGAAAGCGGCCACGCAAAGACTGCCAAGGCTTATATCCTTTACAGAGCCGACAGAACAAGGGTAAGAGAAATGAACACCAGCCTTATGAAGATATATGAGGATCTTACATTCAAGGCTGCAAGAGATTGCGATATTAAGCGTGAAAACGCCAATATTGACGGAGATACCGCAATGGGCACAATGCTCAAATACGGCTCTGAGGGTGCAAAGCAGTTCAACGAGATGTATGTTCTTGCTCCCGAACATTCAAAGGCGCACAGGGACGGCGATATTCATATCCACGACCTTGACTTTTTAACGCTTACCACGACCTGCTGTCAGATTGACCTTATCAAGCTGTTCAAGAACGGCTTCTCGACAGGTCACGGCTTCCTCAGAGAGCCTAACGAAATCAGCAGCTATTCTGCGCTTGCCTGCATTGCTATCCAGTCAAACCAGAACGATCAGCACGGCGGACAGTCTATCCCCAACTTTGACTATTCTATGGCTGACGGCGTAAGAAAGACATATAAGCACCGCTATGCTCAGAATATCGTAAGAGGACTTGAGCTTATAGGCGGCATTGATGACCTTGCAACAGCGGAAGCCGATGTAAAGGCATATACAAAGAAGCTCGAAGAAGAAAAACAGCTTTGTCCTGTTCTCGCTAACGATAACGGCTATCAGGACGCAGAGCGTGAATGCCTCAGGGAGATTTGCCCCGATATCAGCGATGAAATAATCGACAAGATACAGAAATTTGCACTGAAGCAGGCTGAAGTGGAAACCGACAGAGCCACATATCAGGCTATGGAGGCACTTGTACACAACCTCAACACAATGAACAGCCGTGCAGGCGCACAGATACCGTTCTCATCCATAAACTACGGTACAGACACCTCTCCCGAAGGCAGAATGGTAATAAAGAACGTTCTGCTTGCTACCGAGGCAGGTCTTGGCAACGGCGAAACACCAATCTTCCCGATACATATCTTCAAGGTAAAGGACGGTCTTAACTATAACGAGGGCGATCCTAACTACGATCTGTTCAAGCTGGCTTGCAGAGTATCGGCTAAAAGACTGTTCCCGAACTTCTCATTTATCGACGCTCCCTACAACCTTCAGTATTACAAGCCCGGCGACTATAATACGGAAATCGCATATATGGGATGCCGTACCCGTGTAATAGGCAATGTTTACGATCCCACAAGAGAAATAGTAACAGGACGAGGAAACCTTTCGTTCACATCTATAAATCTGCCCAGACTCGGCATACTTGCAGGCGGAGATATTGTAAAGTTCTTTGAGATGCTCGAGGACAGAATGAATCTTGTCGTAGATCAGCTTCTCTACAGATTCAAGATACAGTCGCAAAAGAAAGTAAAGAACTATCCGTTCCTTATGGGACAGGGAATATGGATCGACTCAGAAAAGCTCAACCCCAACGATACTATCGGAGAGGTATTAAAGCACGGTACGCTTTCTGTAGGCTTTATAGGTCTTGCTGAATGCCTTAAGGCTCTTATCGGCGTTCATCACGGCGAAAGCAAGGAGGCACAGGAGCTCGGTCTGCGTATTATAGGCAGAATGAGAGCAAGAATGGACGAAGAAAGCAAGAAGACCGGTCTTAACTTCTCGCTCCTCGCAACACCCGCAGAAGGTCTTTCGGGAAGATTTGTAAAGATCGACCGCAAGAAGTTCGGCAAAATCGAGGGCGTAACAGACAGAGAATACTACACGAACTCATTCCATATACCTGTTTACTTCCCCATCAACGCATTCAGAAAAATCAAGCTGGAAGCGCCTTATCACGCACTCACAAACGCAGGTCATATCAGCTATGTAGAGCTTGACGGCGACCCGCTTCAGAACCTTGAGGCATTTGAGCAGATTATCAGATGCATGAAGGAATCGGGTATCGGCTACGGCTCGATAAACCACCCCGTAGACAGAGATCCCTGCTGCGGATATACTGGTATAATCGGTGACGTATGCCCCAAGTGCGGAAGAAGCGATCACGGCGACAACACAAGATTTGAGCGTATCCGCCGTATAACAGGCTATCTTGTAGGCACTGTTGACCGATTCAACAACGGCAAGAGAGCCGAAGAAAGAGATAGAGTAAAGCACAGCGTTTCTGCCGATGACGCAGAAATCTGA
- a CDS encoding C-GCAxxG-C-C family protein, which produces MGEYGKRAEQLFMEGYNCSQAVLLSYSDITGLDDKTAAMLASGFGGGMGRMREVCGAVSGMFIVLGIVAGYSDPSDAQGKKSTYAAIQELASRFRKENGSIICKELLGLSKPEGTYIPAERTNEYYKKRPCPKIVCMAADILEEYLDEHGYLTGKGI; this is translated from the coding sequence ATGGGCGAATATGGCAAAAGAGCCGAGCAACTGTTTATGGAAGGGTATAACTGCTCACAGGCGGTATTGCTCAGCTATTCGGATATAACGGGGCTTGACGATAAGACGGCGGCTATGCTTGCATCGGGCTTCGGCGGCGGTATGGGACGTATGCGTGAGGTATGCGGCGCTGTAAGCGGAATGTTCATCGTACTGGGCATAGTGGCAGGCTACAGCGATCCTTCGGACGCACAGGGCAAGAAATCCACCTATGCCGCAATACAGGAGCTTGCTTCACGCTTCAGAAAAGAAAACGGCAGTATAATCTGCAAGGAGCTTCTCGGACTGTCAAAGCCCGAAGGCACATATATACCCGCAGAAAGAACGAATGAGTATTATAAAAAACGGCCTTGTCCGAAAATCGTCTGTATGGCGGCTGATATACTTGAAGAATATCTTGATGAACACGGTTATCTGACCGGGAAAGGAATCTGA
- a CDS encoding SDR family oxidoreductase, with product MIALITGASSGIGKEIAKNLATRGVNLILVARRTERLLALKEEIVYNCPEIKVKTITADLSKEEQCFGLYNKVKDYKIDFLFNNAGFGLYGPFLETDLKDELSMINVNIKAVHILTKLFLRDFAARNSGYILNTASVAGFMAGPLLATYYATKNYVVQLTKAVYEELRSTGSRVVISALCPGPVDTEFNSVAGVKSFGIPSENEAYVADYAIERLLCGDLLIIPGVTTKAAAAGSRFAPTKFLLRTVRTLQEQKNK from the coding sequence ATGATCGCACTTATTACGGGCGCAAGCTCGGGAATCGGAAAAGAAATAGCGAAAAACCTTGCTACAAGAGGGGTAAATCTTATACTTGTCGCAAGAAGAACAGAGCGTCTGCTGGCGCTCAAGGAAGAAATCGTATACAACTGTCCCGAAATAAAGGTCAAGACAATTACAGCCGACCTTTCAAAAGAGGAACAGTGCTTCGGGCTTTACAACAAGGTAAAGGATTATAAAATTGATTTTCTCTTTAACAATGCGGGATTCGGTCTGTACGGTCCGTTCCTTGAAACAGATCTTAAAGACGAGCTTTCGATGATAAACGTCAATATAAAGGCTGTTCATATTCTGACAAAGCTGTTCCTGCGTGATTTTGCCGCAAGAAACAGCGGATATATCCTTAACACTGCGTCTGTTGCAGGCTTTATGGCAGGACCTCTGCTTGCGACATACTATGCGACAAAAAACTATGTCGTACAGCTTACCAAGGCGGTTTACGAGGAACTGAGAAGCACAGGCAGCAGGGTAGTGATAAGCGCGCTTTGCCCCGGACCTGTAGATACCGAATTCAACAGCGTTGCAGGCGTAAAGAGCTTCGGAATACCGAGCGAGAACGAGGCTTATGTTGCGGACTATGCTATCGAGCGTCTTTTATGCGGCGATCTGCTGATAATCCCCGGCGTTACCACCAAGGCGGCTGCGGCAGGCTCAAGATTTGCTCCGACAAAATTCCTTCTCAGAACGGTAAGAACGTTACAGGAGCAGAAGAACAAATAA
- a CDS encoding glycoside hydrolase family 26 protein, producing the protein MAYTTDFEKLKKQLNFKPDPTRPVSKQASKNTKMLFEYLKSIYGKKHLAGQQYLQSEEVEDLVYYHLTGKLPAVRGYDFMGVSSCKKTDDQVDRAIKWATQCGGIVTMCWHWYAPNDMDDYSKGSSFYYKTTSYDHKTCFDLCKGVTEGTAEYEFIIREIDMVSAELKRMAQLDIPVLWRPLHEANGNWFWWGNHDEQHREAYKKLWYMIFDRMENYHKLTNLIWVWNGQDKCMEVSPDTFDICGDDIYSVKEYDHSSQKQRFEYMTELAHGKMITLSECGYIPDPDEMKKDNAMWLWWLPWWGEFVYKREGYKPVFDKDGYTVINKKYMTEDFMKRVMAHPDVIMREDLPWYDKDKHKLPDALSANLERIKSK; encoded by the coding sequence ATGGCGTATACTACAGATTTCGAGAAACTGAAAAAACAGCTGAATTTTAAACCAGACCCGACAAGACCTGTTTCAAAGCAGGCGAGCAAAAACACAAAAATGCTTTTTGAATACCTTAAAAGCATTTACGGCAAAAAACATCTGGCAGGTCAGCAGTATCTGCAAAGCGAAGAAGTCGAGGATCTTGTGTACTATCATCTGACGGGAAAGCTCCCTGCCGTGAGAGGATATGACTTTATGGGGGTAAGCTCCTGCAAGAAAACGGACGATCAGGTAGACAGGGCGATAAAATGGGCTACTCAGTGCGGCGGCATTGTCACAATGTGCTGGCACTGGTACGCTCCGAACGATATGGACGATTATTCCAAAGGCTCATCGTTCTACTACAAGACGACAAGCTACGATCACAAGACCTGCTTCGATTTATGCAAGGGCGTAACCGAAGGTACTGCGGAATATGAATTTATTATCCGTGAGATTGATATGGTGTCAGCCGAGCTTAAGCGTATGGCACAGCTTGATATACCAGTGCTGTGGCGGCCTCTGCACGAGGCAAACGGCAACTGGTTCTGGTGGGGAAACCACGATGAACAGCACCGTGAAGCGTATAAGAAGCTGTGGTATATGATTTTTGACCGTATGGAAAATTATCACAAGCTGACCAATCTTATATGGGTATGGAACGGTCAGGACAAGTGTATGGAGGTAAGCCCGGACACGTTTGACATCTGCGGAGATGATATTTATTCGGTAAAGGAATACGATCATTCTTCCCAGAAGCAGAGATTTGAATATATGACCGAGCTTGCACACGGCAAGATGATAACCTTGTCCGAATGCGGTTATATCCCCGATCCAGATGAGATGAAAAAGGACAACGCCATGTGGCTGTGGTGGCTCCCGTGGTGGGGCGAGTTTGTCTACAAGAGGGAAGGGTACAAGCCTGTTTTCGACAAAGACGGCTACACTGTGATAAACAAAAAATATATGACAGAGGACTTTATGAAGCGTGTTATGGCTCATCCCGATGTCATAATGCGTGAGGATCTGCCGTGGTACGACAAGGATAAGCACAAGCTCCCCGATGCGCTTTCTGCAAATCTTGAGAGGATAAAAAGCAAATGA
- a CDS encoding DUF4358 domain-containing protein, which yields MRKSLVVLIAVIIAAMLCGCADDVSSSVQQEDSSSRSSTKWTVTKVADDDISCEGLVLTALNSGDFPEMVKATDSTLLDTIMDFSKYGITDYCVYQQAISVELSEIIAVRADDTDGVKAALQSRKDSLIKQFGTYPEQEKIVSSTVVFQKGDLCFLIASEEPEKAEKAISDKISANSVDSGN from the coding sequence ATGAGAAAATCACTCGTTGTATTAATAGCCGTAATCATTGCCGCAATGCTCTGCGGCTGTGCCGATGATGTTTCGTCCTCTGTACAGCAGGAGGACAGTTCCTCCCGTTCGTCTACAAAATGGACGGTAACTAAGGTGGCTGACGATGATATTTCCTGCGAGGGTCTTGTACTCACAGCGCTTAACAGCGGCGATTTTCCCGAAATGGTAAAAGCAACGGACAGCACACTGCTTGATACGATAATGGATTTCAGCAAATACGGTATCACAGATTACTGCGTATATCAGCAGGCGATAAGCGTTGAGCTGTCGGAGATAATTGCTGTGCGTGCAGATGACACAGACGGCGTGAAAGCCGCACTGCAAAGCAGGAAAGACAGCCTGATAAAGCAGTTCGGGACATATCCAGAACAGGAAAAAATCGTAAGCAGTACGGTGGTATTCCAAAAGGGCGATCTGTGCTTTCTTATAGCTTCGGAAGAGCCTGAGAAGGCAGAGAAAGCAATATCGGACAAAATCAGCGCAAACTCTGTTGATTCGGGGAATTAA
- the aspS gene encoding aspartate--tRNA ligase: protein MLDTMKGLKRTHYCGEVEGIGSTVTVAGFVQRVRDKGSLMFVDLRDRTGIVQLVFDDTTEPAVFEKAKQIKSEYVLMAQGLLRERESKNNDIKTGNVEILVTDLRILSMAQTTPFEIVNDTKTNEELRLKYRYLDLRRKKLQDNLIMRHRIAKTAREYFYDNGFLEIETPMMMKSTPEGARDYLVPSRVHEGKFYALPQSPQIYKQLLMISGFDRYIQLARCFRDEDLRADRQPEFTQIDLEMSFMDVDEILELTEGFIKKLMKDVLDVDITTPLPRLTYNDAMSRYGSDKPDTRFGMEIQDLSDIVKDTEFSVFSSAIAAGGSVRAIVAKNAAGVLTRKEIDKLTEFSKGIGAKGLAYIRWHDDAPNCSFAKFLKEGELDAILSHLGCEKGDVVLIVADKNKVTLPVLGALRLKVGKQIGIVPDSGYNFLWITEFPFFEWDDESESWLAMHHPFTMPMEECLEYLDTDKGKVRAKAYDLVLNGIELCSGSIRITDPELQERMFRLLGLTDKEIEEKFGFLVDAYKYAAPPHGGLGIGLDRLSMLLCGADSLRDVVAFPKVKDASELMSQCPSAVDDKQLEELHIRTVVSEE from the coding sequence ATGTTAGACACAATGAAAGGTCTTAAGCGCACACATTATTGCGGCGAGGTCGAGGGTATCGGCAGTACCGTTACCGTTGCGGGATTTGTACAGAGAGTAAGAGATAAGGGCAGCCTTATGTTCGTTGACCTGCGTGACCGCACAGGCATTGTTCAGCTTGTATTTGATGATACAACAGAGCCTGCCGTATTTGAAAAGGCAAAGCAGATAAAGAGCGAATATGTGCTTATGGCGCAGGGACTTCTGCGTGAAAGAGAGAGCAAGAACAACGATATAAAGACAGGCAACGTTGAAATTCTCGTTACCGACCTTCGTATACTTTCGATGGCTCAGACAACACCGTTTGAGATAGTAAACGATACAAAGACAAACGAGGAGCTTCGTCTTAAGTACAGATACCTCGATCTTCGCAGAAAGAAGCTGCAGGATAACCTTATAATGCGTCACAGGATTGCAAAGACAGCCCGTGAATATTTCTACGATAACGGATTCCTTGAAATAGAAACACCTATGATGATGAAATCAACTCCTGAGGGAGCAAGAGATTATCTTGTACCGTCAAGAGTTCACGAGGGCAAGTTCTATGCGCTTCCGCAGTCGCCCCAGATATACAAGCAGTTACTTATGATTTCTGGCTTTGACCGCTATATTCAGCTTGCGAGATGCTTCAGAGATGAGGACCTTCGTGCTGACAGACAGCCCGAATTTACGCAGATAGACCTTGAAATGTCATTTATGGACGTTGACGAAATACTTGAGCTTACAGAGGGCTTCATCAAAAAGCTGATGAAGGATGTGCTTGATGTTGATATTACAACTCCGCTCCCCAGACTGACATATAACGACGCTATGTCACGTTACGGCTCGGATAAGCCCGATACACGCTTCGGTATGGAAATACAGGATCTGTCCGATATTGTAAAGGACACAGAGTTTTCGGTATTTTCTTCGGCTATTGCCGCAGGCGGCAGTGTAAGAGCTATCGTTGCAAAGAATGCCGCAGGTGTTCTTACAAGAAAGGAAATCGACAAGCTGACCGAGTTCTCAAAGGGAATCGGCGCAAAGGGTCTTGCATATATCCGCTGGCATGATGATGCGCCTAACTGCTCGTTTGCAAAGTTCCTTAAAGAAGGCGAGCTTGACGCTATACTTTCGCACCTCGGCTGTGAAAAGGGAGATGTAGTGCTTATCGTTGCGGACAAGAACAAGGTTACGCTCCCCGTACTCGGCGCTCTGCGTCTTAAGGTCGGCAAGCAGATAGGCATAGTACCCGACAGCGGATACAACTTCTTATGGATTACCGAGTTCCCGTTCTTCGAGTGGGACGATGAGTCGGAAAGCTGGCTTGCTATGCACCATCCGTTCACGATGCCTATGGAGGAGTGCCTTGAGTATCTTGATACCGACAAGGGCAAGGTAAGAGCGAAGGCTTATGACCTTGTACTCAACGGCATCGAGCTTTGCAGTGGTTCTATCCGTATCACAGACCCCGAGCTTCAAGAGAGAATGTTCAGACTGCTCGGTCTTACCGATAAGGAGATTGAAGAAAAGTTCGGCTTCCTTGTTGACGCATACAAGTATGCCGCACCTCCGCACGGTGGTCTTGGTATAGGTCTTGACAGGCTTTCGATGCTCCTTTGCGGTGCAGACAGCCTGAGAGATGTAGTCGCTTTCCCGAAGGTAAAGGACGCAAGCGAGCTTATGTCACAGTGTCCGTCGGCAGTTGACGATAAACAGCTTGAGGAGCTTCATATAAGGACTGTGGTTTCGGAAGAATAA
- a CDS encoding stage III sporulation protein AB, which produces MNGMTGIVIFLLTTLSGGATGMYFSGRLSERCRVINSYITLVQSMNCYIGFSGYKLAEIFRAEQKSSGCYISDKLVELSENGGDISGEWDICVSKSGYLKENDRQILSELGRTIGKSNTDGETAVLALAGQRLSFQLKTAEEERKRKGRLYTTLGIMLGAAVGIMLI; this is translated from the coding sequence ATGAACGGTATGACGGGAATTGTTATATTCCTGCTGACTACGCTCAGCGGCGGTGCGACGGGTATGTATTTTTCGGGCAGGCTGAGTGAGCGGTGCAGGGTAATCAACTCGTATATAACGCTTGTGCAGAGTATGAACTGCTATATAGGCTTCAGCGGATACAAGCTGGCTGAAATTTTCAGAGCGGAGCAAAAAAGCTCCGGCTGTTACATTTCGGACAAACTTGTTGAACTCAGCGAAAACGGCGGTGATATAAGTGGTGAGTGGGATATATGCGTGTCGAAAAGCGGTTATCTGAAAGAGAATGACAGGCAGATATTATCCGAGCTTGGCAGGACTATCGGCAAAAGCAATACAGATGGCGAAACGGCTGTACTCGCACTTGCCGGACAGCGTCTTTCCTTTCAGCTGAAAACCGCCGAGGAGGAAAGAAAACGCAAGGGCAGATTGTACACAACGCTTGGGATAATGCTCGGTGCGGCGGTCGGAATAATGCTGATATAG
- the spoIIIAC gene encoding stage III sporulation protein AC, with the protein MNVDFIFKIAAIGIVVAVLNQLLQRSGREEQAMMTTIAGLIVVLMMIVTEISNLFDTIKSIFNL; encoded by the coding sequence ATGAATGTAGATTTTATTTTCAAGATTGCGGCGATAGGTATCGTTGTAGCCGTTCTCAATCAGCTTCTGCAACGCTCGGGCAGAGAGGAGCAGGCAATGATGACTACTATAGCAGGGCTTATCGTTGTGCTGATGATGATAGTAACAGAGATAAGCAATCTGTTCGACACAATCAAAAGTATTTTCAATCTATAG